The proteins below come from a single Eucalyptus grandis isolate ANBG69807.140 chromosome 3, ASM1654582v1, whole genome shotgun sequence genomic window:
- the LOC120291824 gene encoding LOW QUALITY PROTEIN: uncharacterized protein LOC120291824 (The sequence of the model RefSeq protein was modified relative to this genomic sequence to represent the inferred CDS: deleted 1 base in 1 codon; substituted 1 base at 1 genomic stop codon) codes for MEERVLRMIEAGIIVYAGHTGMVSTISQVVINWDEEFATLNAKREKEDSTPPEGVFEGKGAIVQASTAEAAIVIEIPQPYKYEGNNAVPCQYAAAKPVTDEEAKEFLAVVKASEYNVVERLRKSPAQISLLELLQTSVKHQKSLMKVLSEVHVPEMIEHDKLEEFVSTILLKDQMAFSDEEIPEEGRGHTKGLYISVKCNASHVARVLIDNGSALNICPLATLCRLKIETSRIQTPKTSVRAFDGTKKETVEEIELDVQIGPTIFKILFQVMDIPTAFNFLLGRPWIHVAGAVPSSLHQNVKFVIGGKLITIRGEEDHRIYHEMAIPYVEPGDKNESSYQSFKLVSTIHETQGTPPHVPEISSTAIMVGKIMTGYGFISGQGLGRGNQGIREPIKALRRPHTIGLGYQEQYHEGKAKKKTSLVYPRLEETFPGPAKMMHEEEEMIGVPKQFNHESMKFPIYLGIGQKSITQPVLTKKEGPDDVTTMFGDLFVGAIEEEQLEEAGDSFSFTQLQRQVDELRDSIYHLTENFVQAAREVGHSLDDCTILRDKIQDLLDAGVFTFRSPWLCYGKDDLLVSVILDGWGGMDDLKFTKLGAQGGVTGDWNNLAAGEGMGTVQTNTVSSHDSNSKDSDDDFDDSDEIQRNWERHEEARPPTTEDTVIVNLGSTEGPREIKIGANLPKEEAASLIALLKRYQDVFAWSYANMPGLDPMIVEHSLPTNPDVAPKKQRLRRTKPELSKKIEEEVMKLLKEKKGGRIRVCVDYRDLNKASPKDDFPLPHIDVLVDSTAGFKLFSFMDGFSGYNQIRMKEEDKEKTAFITPWGTFHYKVMPFGLKNAGATYQRAMVTLFHDMMHKEIEVYVDDMIAKTRHGEDHVKTVEKLFDRLRQFKLRLNPAKCVFGATFGKLLGFIVSCEGIEVDPSKTKAIFEMPPPSTVKEVLSLLGRLNYIARFISQLSETAKPFFKLLRKDAQIKWDDDCRLAFENLKQYLMKPPVLVPPTPGHPLTLYLTINSESLGAMLAQKGPHDGKERAIYYLSKKFTTSEQNYSKSEKTCATLVWVLHRLRLYTLHYLTFLVTESDPIKYLLGRPALVGKLAKXQIMISEFDIQVMSQKSVKGRVIADMLADCPKEEREDNSPDDRISTIEEDTWTMFFDGAVNLSGSGTGAVLISPNGQHYPVATKLIFPCTNNIAEYEACILGLQAAIEMEITKLKVFGDSALIILQNVGEWKTRDAKLVPYHEYLEELVGEFQDVSFEYLPRIHNQFADALATLSSMLQVIEGLEVEPLKIEVLARQAHCMTITEVPDGKPWYYDIMKYVKKQEFPKESTPSDRKYLVKMVSRFFVSSENLYKRSYDSILLRCVDANEAAQIMQQIHEGVCGPHMNGRMLAKKIMRLGYYWLPLEGDYAQHVRSCHRCQIHGDKINVPPTELHQLSKPCPFSMWGIDVIGPINPKASNGHRFILVAIDYFSKWIEAASYASVTARNVMKFIKRDIIARYGIPEAIVTDNGSNLNNKLIDQLFSEFKIQHLNSSPYRPQMNGAVEAANKNIKRILSKTAENYRDWHERLPFALTTYRTSIRTSTGATPFSLVYGMEAVLPVEVEIPSLRILSQAGLSKEEWTQQRLEQLNMIDEKRLKALCHGQCYQQRVARSFNQKVRPKHFEVNELVLRKTLPIFLEPGGKFAPNYKGPYVIKKILLGGTLILTEMDGREFSKPVNSDAVKKCYP; via the exons AaagatcaaatggcattttctGATGAAGAGATCCCCGAGGAGGGTAGAGGACACACCAAAGGCCTCTACATATCAGTCAAGTGCAACGCATCTCACGTCGCTCGAGTACTGATTGACAATGGATCTgctcttaacatatgtccaCTAGCAACACTATGTCGTCTTAAAATAGAGACATCACGAATCCAGACACCCAAAACTTCCGTTCGAGCATTCGATGGGACAAAGAAGGAAACAGTGGAAGAGATCGAGCTTGACGTTCAAATAGGCCcaaccatattcaaaattttgttccaagtgaTGGATATCCCCACTGCGTTCAATTTCCTCTTAGGCCGCCCATGGATCCACGTCGCTGGAGCAGTACCTTCAAGCCTCCACCAAAATGTAAAGTTCGTGATTGGAGGAAAACTGATCACGATCCGCggagaagaagatcaccgcATCTACCATGAGATGGCCATCCCTTATGTTGAACCTGGTGACAAAAATGAATCCAGCTATCAATCGTTCAAGCTTGTGTCTACTATACACGAAACTCAAGGGACTCCACCCCATGTCCCCGAAATATCAAGCACTGCGATCATGGTAGGGAAAATCATGACTGGATACGGTTTTATCTCGGGTCAAGGGCTCGGCAGGGGAAACCAAGGCATCCGCGAGCCTATCAAAGCCTTGAGGAGACCTCACACCATCGGTTTAGGATATCAGGAGCAGTACCatgaaggaaaagcaaaaaagaagaccAGCCTCGTATACCCTCGCCTTGAGGAAACCTTCCCAGGCCCTGcaaagatgatgcatgaggaagaagaaatgatcgGCGTtccaaaacaattcaaccatgAAAGCATGAAGTTTCCTATTTACCTGGGCATAGGTCAGAAGAGCATAACTCAGCCTGTACTTACAAAGAAAGAAGGGCCAGATGACGTGACTACCATGTTTGGGGACCTTTTCGTAGGTGCCATTGAGGAGGAACAGCTAGAAGAAGCAGGCGATAGCTTCTCGTTCACCCAGCTTCAGCGTCAAGTCGATGAACTACGCGATAGCATATACCACTTGACAGAAAATTTTGTTCAAGCTGCCC GAGAAGTAGGACACTCACTAGATGATTGTACCATCCTGAGAGACAAGATTCAAGATCTTTTAGATGCTGGGGTATTCACGTTCCGCTCCCCGTGGCTATGTTATGGCAAAGATGACCTCCTTGTG AGCGTCATCCTTGATGGATGGGGAGGCATGGACGATCTGAAATTCACAAAGCTGGGAGCACAAGGAGGCGTGACTGGTGACTG GAATAATCTAGCGGCAGGCGAGGGTATGGGAACGGTCCAAACCAACACCGTAAGTAGCCATGATAGCAATTCTAAAGACTcggatgatgattttgatgattccgaTGAAATTCAACGGAATTGGGAGCGCCACGAAGAAGCAAGGCCCCCTACTACTGAAGACACCGTCATTGTCAATTTAGGTAGCACAGAAGGTCCAAGGGAGATAAAGATCGGCGCGAACCTTCCTAAAGAAGAAGCTGCAAGCTTAATTGCCCTCCTAAAGAGGTATCAAGACGTATTTGCATGGTCATATGCCAATATGCCAGGCCTTGATCCAATGATCGTGGAGCATAGCTTGCCAACCAACCCTGATGTAGCCCCCAAGAAGCAACGACTAAGAAGAACCAAGCCggaattgtcaaaaaagattgaagaagaagtaatgaagctccTCAAAGAG AAGAAGGGTGGTCGAATTCGGGTTTGTGTTGACTACCGCGACTTGAACAAAGCAAGTCCAAAAGATGATTTCCCGCTACCCCACATAGACGTTCTTGTGGATAGTACTGctggattcaaacttttctctttcatggatggattctcaggatacaaccaaataaggatgaaagaagaagacaaagaaaaaacgGCATTCATCACTCCATGGGGAACCTTCCACTACaaggtcatgccttttggcctgAAAAATGCAGGAGCAACTTACCAACGTGCCATGGTcacccttttccatgacatgatgcacaaagaaattgaagtatatgtcgatgacatgatcgCCAAAACCAGACATGGAGAAGACCATGTGAAGACCGTAGAGAAATTATTCGATCGGCTTCGCCAGTTCAAGTTGCGCTTGAACCCGGCAAAATGTGTGTTC GGGGCAACTTTTGGCAAATTACTTGGGTTCATTGTGAGCTGTGAAGGGATAGAAGTAGACCCGTCAAAAACCAAGGCGATATTTGAGATGCCTCCTCCCTCGACTGTAAAAGAAGTCCTGAGCCTCCTaggaagattaaattacattgcgcgattcatttcccaactttctgaaactgcaaaacctttctttaaGCTTCTCAGGAAGGATGCACAAATCAAATGGGATGACGACTGCCGCCTGGCGTTCGAAAATCTAAAGCAGTACCTGATGAAACCCCCAGTTTTAGTACCCCCGACTCCAGGACACCCTTTGACTCTCTACCTTACCATCAACAGTGAATCcctaggtgcaatgttggcacAGAAGGGCCCCCATGATGGGAAGGAGCGagccatttactatttgagtaaaaagTTCACCACATCGGAGCAAAACTACTCCAAATCAGAAAAAACATGCGCTACGTTGGTATGGGTGTTGCACAGACTCCGGCTGTACACTTTGCATTACCTAACATTCCTTGTAACTGAGAGTGACCCGATCAAGTATTTGCTCGGTCGCCCGGCATTGgtgggaaaattggccaaatgacAAATCATGATCTCAGAATTTGACATCCAAGTGATGtcgcaaaaatcagttaaaggtcgggtgattgctgatatgttagCAGATTGCCCTAAAGAAGAACGCGAGGATAATTCCCCAGACGACCGAATTTCAACAATAGAAGAGGACACATGGACTATGTTCTTCGACGGAGCTGTAAATTTGTCAGGTTCCGGCACCGGGGCAGTCTTGATATCCCCAAATGGGCAGCATTATCCTGTGGCTACAAAATTGATATTTCCATGCACCAACAATATAGCtgaatatgaagcatgcatcctcGGCCTGCAGGCGGCTATTGAAATGGAAATAACAAAACTAAAAGTGTTTGGTGACTCCGCCTTAATTATTCTCCAGAATGTGGGCGAGTGGAAGACAAGAGACGCCAAACTTGTACCTTATCACGAAtacttggaagaattggtggGAGAATTCCAGGACGTCTCGTTTGAATACCTACCTAGAATTCATAATCAGTTCGCTGATGCGCTAGCAACGTTATCATCTATGTTACAAGTAATAGAAGGGTTAGAAGTGGAGCCTTTGAAGATTGAAGTCCTGGCAAGACAAGCTCATTGCATGACTATAACTGAAGTACCCGACGGGAAACCCTGGTATTATGATATCATGAAATATGTCAAGAAGCAGGAATTCCCTAAAGAAAGCACTCCCTCGGATCGAAAATACCTAGTGAAAATGGTTTCGAGGTTCTTCGTCAGCagtgaaaatttgtacaaaagatcatatgACTCAATCCTGTTAAGGTGTGTGGATGCAAATGAAGCCGCACAAATAATGCAACAAATACATGAGGGAGTATGTGGCCCTCACATGAATGGACGTATGTTGgctaagaaaataatgagattaGGTTATTATTGGCTCCCCTTAGAGGGCGATTATGCCCAGCATGTGCGAAGCTGTCATCGTTGTCAGATTCACGgggacaagataaatgtccctccaaCTGAATTGCATCAGTTATCTAAGCCGTGtccattttcaatgtggggcatcgatGTAATTGGCCCAATCAATCCGAAGGCATCAAACGGGCACCGATTCATTTTGGTCGCAATCGATTActtctcaaaatggatcgagGCCGCATCCTATGCAAGCGTAACTGCACGAAACGTTATGAagttcatcaaacgtgacataatcgcccgtTATGGCATACCGGAAGCTATCGTCACCGACAATGGGTCAAACCTAAAcaacaagttgattgatcaattgttttctgagttcaaaatccaacatctGAACTCATCCCCTTAtcgtccacaaatgaatggagccgtGGAAGCCGCCAACAAGAATATCAAGAGAATCCTATCCAAGACAGCTGAAAACTACCGCGACTGGCATGAGAGGTTACCCTTCGCACTAACAACATATCGAACTTCGATTCGAACTTCCACTGGGGCAACGCCTTTTTCCCTAGTTTACGGCATGGAGGCGGTTTTGCCcgtggaagtagaaatcccttccctgcgaattttatcccaagcaggattgtccaaggaagaatggacacaacaaaggcTTGAGCAACTGAATATGATCGACGAAAAGCGACTGAAAGCCCTCTGTCATGGTCAGTGTTACCAGCAGAGGGTAGCTCGatcattcaatcaaaaggtACGACCCAAGCACTTTGAGGTAAACGAGCTAGTCTTGAGAAAGACACTGCCAATCTTTCTAGAGCCCGGAGGCAAGTTCGCCCCAAATTACAAGGGTCCTTATGtaataaagaagatactccTCGGAGGAACCTTGATCCTAACTGAGATGGATGGGCGAGAATTCTCTAAACCAGTTAATTCCGATGCTGTGAAAAAGTGCTACCCTTGA